The genomic window ATCGTGAAGTTGGGCAACAGGCACTTCTAACCGGAAATGACAGCCATCACGCACTCGTTCATCGGGATGCCAATAGATCTTGGTAATATTCAGGCTGGTACGAATTGTGCGCATTGCACGCCATAAAATCGGGACGGTCGCTTCCACTGGTACTACAATAAATGCACTCGAATCAACGGCCATGCCGAACCTCCTTTGGGTAGAATCACCCGTGTGGTATAGGACAGATGTGTTGGCGATTGTAACGACGCAGTGTAGCAAGCTTTGACCAAGATTTCAAGCCCCTTGATCACGCATTTGGGTGATTAACGGGTGGTACTTAATCACCCATAAACAGTATATCTATCTACCCATATTAATCAAGATTAATTTTTACAATTTTAGACTTATTCGCGCTGACTGCTCAGACAAACGCTCATGGGTTCGGCATAATCTGCCAGTTGTTGGCCTTGATCGAGGCTCAAACGCCAAATTTCTTGCACACACTGCCATCCTTGGGCTTGATAGAAGCGTTTGGCGCGATGATTACTAGCGGTTACATACAACTGTATCCGTTGATAGCTATGTTGGCTGGCCCATGCTTGGGCTAAGTTAAGCAAGCTTTGCGCCACGCCCTGCCCCCGAGCTTCTTGCACAACATACAATGCCAGTAACTCAGCCCAATTGCGATGCTTAAATAATGCTGCATCTTGCTGACCTGCCATGATCAATAAACCAATTGGGGTTGAGCCATGCCATGCCAGCATGGTTATACCACGTTGATTCAGCGCTTGATCGATCAAAAATGTATGTAAGGCCTCGCGCCAATCTGGCGACAAGCTAAAGTAGTGATCAAGCGATGTGTTATAGTGGTGTAATCCTTCAAACAGTTGTGCAACCGCCCATTCCTCATGAGCGTGCGCTGGGCGAATTTCAAAAGCAATCGTCATAGCGTTTTGGGTATCCTTATGCCTGCAAACAATTCTTGTTGGTTCTACTGATTATGCGTTGTTTTTGGATGCTTGCCTGCATGCAGCAAAAAGTAGGCCATTCCAGTTTGGAATGGCCTAGAATAATACCAGTGATCGCTATGTTAATGGGTTACAAAACTCCAAATCGTACCATCCCAACCATAGGCCGCGCCATCCAAGGCAGGGCAAGCATGGCCCAAGTAGCGATCAAGCGTGCTTTGCCAAAAGCTTAGCCCCACTCGATTACTCGCTAAACAGCGGATTTCCCACGTCGCTGGAAAGCGATCAAACAACAGCCAAGCAGTTTGGCGTGCCAAGCCTTGACCACGCGCATGCGGCTCGACGTAAAATTCAGCAATCGCCAGCGTCGTTTTCGGCAACAAGGCATAGCGATTCAGCAACACAAAGCCGATGCGCTGCTCAGCTCGCTCGATCCACAATGGCACGCGCTCGGCATCTTCCCAATAGCTGCGCAAATAAGGATACTCGCCGCCTGCCGTCGGATCAAGCTCAGCTAGATAATCAGCGATTAGCGTGGCTAATTGGGCTTGTTGCTCGACCAAAATTGGCCGTAGTTGGATTGACTGCATAATCCTAGCCCACGCGAGCTTGCACTTCGCCAGCCACCTGCGGCGGATCGCTCATGGTAATGCTGATGGTTGGCGTGCGATGCCAGTTGGCACAATCGCGCAGCATCACGGCCAAATCGTCGTACAAAGCTTCGCTTAGCTCGATGTTTGGTTCCAAATGCAGGGCATGCACCCGAAAAATCCCGGCACTGCGTTCAGCCTTGACATCAATCCGCCCAATTACCCGATCTTTCCAGAGAATTGGCAAGGTGAAATAGCCATAGCGCCGCTTGGGAGCTGGGGTATAGCATTCAAGCCGATAGTCAAACTGCCAAAAATCCAGCGTTCGCTGACGATCCCAAATTAAATTGTCGAAAGGTGAAAGCATCGTCGTCAGGCTAGGCATGGGTGTTTGCTCCAACAAATGGCGCTGTTCATGATGAATATAGGCTGGAGTTTTCCAACCTTCCACCTGCACCTCGATCGCCTTGCCTTCAGCCGCCCAGGTTTGCAAGCGTTCTTTAATGCCTGGTCGGCGTTGGCGAAAATAATCGGGCAAATGCCGCTCGGTAGCAATCCCCATCGCCCGCAAGCCACGCTCACTCAATTGCTCGGCGGCTGCCTCAAAACTAAGCACAGCGCGATCATCCCAATTGGGCATAACCCGCTCAGTTAATTCGTAGACCCGTTGAAATTTCTCGCGGCGCACAATCATCAATTCACCCATGCCCCAGAGGATATCAAGCGCCGATTTGGCTGGTTTCCAATTCCACCAGCCACCGCCAGCATGATCGGCAGGTGCTTCAAAATCGGCTGAACGCAACGGGCCACGTTCGCGAATCATGGCCAGCACGCCATCAGCCACCGCCTTATGTTCCTCTAGCCAACGCCGCGATCTGTGCCAGTCGTGGATATAACGCAACATCGCCGGACGCAACAAGGGAAATAATTCGATCGGCAAGAACGAGGCTGCGTGTGCCCAATATTCAAATAATTGGCCAGCCGGAAACTGCAATTGATCAAACCAAACAGGATCGTAATCGCCCAAACGACTCCAGAGCACGAAGTAGGGCGCACGCGCCACCACATTGATCGTATCGATCTGGACAATTTGCATGCGCTGGATGGTTTGTTGCAATGTGGTTTGATCAACAGCGTTGGGACGGCGATCTAAGCCTTGGGCAGCAATCGCAATCGCCCGCGCGTGATCAAGCGAGATAGTCAGAGTCATACATCATCCTTAAATCCAAACTCAACCGACGCAGCTATAGCCCCGTTGGTTGAGCATCCATAGCACATTAATTGGCTTGCAGGCTGGCAAGATCGATCACAAAACGATATTTGACATCACTTTTGAGCATCCGTTCGTAGGCTTGGTCGATTTGGTTTACTCCAATTAATTCGATATCCGCCAAAACATTATGTTCAGCACAGAAATCCAACATTGCTTGAGTTTCGGCGATGCCGCCAATCAACGAGCCAGTTAATTGTCGTCGCCGAAAGATCAAATCGGGGTAGCTTGGGGTTGGATGAGGATTTTCCGGCACGCCAACGAGACAGAGCGTACCATCACGTTTCAACAAGCTTAAATAAGCATCAAGATTATGCGCGGCAGAAACCGTATTGAGGATAAAATCGAAGCTGTTGCGTTGGCTGCGCATGGCCTCGGCATCTTTGGAGATCACCACCGAAGCACCCAAACGCTCGGCATCAGCGGCTTTATGTGGCGATGTGGTGAATAAAACTACTTCAGCACCCATGGCTTTGGCAATTTTCACCCCAATATGCCCCAGCCCGCCCAAGCCGACCACACCAACTTTTTGGCCTGGCTGGACATTCCAATGGCGCAATGGCGAGTAGGTGGTGATGCCAGCACAGAGCAATGGCGCAACCCGTGCTAAATCCAAATGCTCGGCAATCCGCAACACAAAATGCTGATCAACCACAATTTGGCTAGAATAGCCGCCATAAGTTACGCCGCCCGTGTGCGCATCAGGGCTATTGTAGGTATAGGTGGTTTTCGGGCAGAATTGTTCTTGGCCATCGCGGCAATCAAAACATTCGCCACATGAATCGACCATACAGCCAACCCCAACAGCATCGCCAACATTAAATTTGTGCACGTCAGCACCAACAGCCACAACCCGCCCAACAATTTCGTGGCCAGGCACAATCGGGTAGACCGTGCCATCCCACTCGCTGCGGGCTTGATGTAAATCGGAATGGCAAATGCCACAATATAAAATTTCAATTTGTACATCGTTGGCAGTTAAATCGCGGCGCTCAAATTGGAAGGGGGCAAACGGAGCATCGGCGCTAAAAGCAGCAAATCCTTTGGTCGTTAGCATGGGCTTCCTCCTACAACAAAACATATGTGCAGTTTACCCAAAAAATGCTAACCATGCATATGACCTAAGGCTTATTTTTGCAGCCAGACAATCGTTAGATCATCGACGGGGCTGCGATCTTGCATAAAATTGCTCAGTTGTTTGAATAAATACTCGTGATACGGCTCGATCGCTGGCCATTGGCGATAGCCTGCCAGAATCGTTTCAAGCAACTCGAAGCCGAGCATTTGGTTAGCCGGATTACGCGCTTCAACCACGCCATCACTGACAAACACCACATGATCATCAGGTTTAAGTTGAATCATCCGTTCTTGATAGTGAATATCGGGGCGCGAACCAATCGGCAAGCCAACAACATCAATTTCTTCAAGCGTGCCAGCCCGCAGCAAATAGGGCATTACCATTCCGGCATTAGCAAGATGCAAGGTTTCAGTCGCGTGATCATAAATTGCATACAGAATTGCCGCGTTCATATGATTGGCTTTGAGCCGATCGATCAATAAGCTGTTGAGCGTTTGCAATAAGACTGCTGGCTGACTGCCTTCACGCGCTCGTTCTTCCAAAGTGCTTGAAACCAGTGCCATCATCAAGGCTGCGCCAACACCCTTGCCCGAAATATCGCCAATTGCCACTCCAACCCGGCCATTACCCAAATCAACAAAACTATAGAAATCGCCGCCAACCTCCGCCGAAGGCAATGAATGGGCATTCGCCCGCAGCAGATCAGGCTCCCATGGCGGGCGCTGCGAGAGCAAACCAAGCTGAATATCGTGAGCCAAAGTGAGGCCTTGTTGCAGATAATCGTTTTTCTCTTGCAGTTGATCGGTTACTTGGACCAATTGCTGATAGGCCAAGCGTAACTCGTTGGTACGCAGGGCAACTTGATCTTCGAGTTGCTCGCGGTTAGTGCGCAGTTGCGCGGTCATACGGGTAAAACTACGAATTAACAAGCCCAATTCATCATCACGCGAGGGTAAATCGGCAGTTTGCAAATTGCCTTCAGCCACATGGGCCGCTGCCTCGGTTAATTGAGCTATCGGCAAGACCACTCGCCGCATCAAACTCAAAACCGCCAAGACCGCCAAACCCTCTAAAACCAAGCCAATCGCCATAATAATGATGCTTAGTTCGCGGGCGGGAGCAAAAGCCTCGGTTTGGCTGACCTCGCTGAGCAAAATCAGATCGCGACCTTCGAGCCAGCGATAAACCCCAACTACATCGTCGCCAGCATAATTTTGATATTTAGCGTTGCCATTTTGCTTAGCGAGGGCTTGCTGAATGCCATATGAATCAACCACGATTGGCATACCTGGCCGACCAAAACGTTTACTTGAAACAAAACGCTGCTTACTATCGACCAAATAGGTTTCACTGCTACGGCCTAAGCCAACTCGTTGAACCAAAATATCATCAAGCCGCGCTAGATTAACGTGAGCAGCCAAAACTGCATAGACATTATTATTTTGGTCAAACAACGGGCTAGCAATCGTCATGGTGGGAATATCTAAATCATTGGGGTAGATATTCTCGATATACAAACCAAATTGGCCAACATTAACATACTCAAGGCCACTAACAATACTGCCCTCACGCAGCGGATCGGTTGAGAAAATGACCCGCCCAACTTGATTAAGCACAAAAATTTCATCAAATTTAGTTTGATTTTTGACGACTGAACGTAAATAAGTTGCGAGGGTATCGTAGGCACTATTGGCTTCGGGGCTCACTAATTTGGAGTTGGCCAGCATATTGGCATTTGTACGTACCAAAGGCAAGCCAGCTAATAATTGGACTTCCTTGCGCTGATCGTCGATCCAGCGTTCAATTTCTTGCTCTTTGAGCGAGGTTGCAATGCTTAGGCGTTCGACGACCGATTGCTCAATCGCGCCTTGCCCAAGCCAATAGGCTGTGAAGCCCAAAAGACTTACAGCCAAGGTGGCAACCAAACAAAACATTGCCACTAAGCGGGCAACCAAGCTGCGTTTAATTAAGCGCAGCACCATAAACCTCGCGCAACATAGCTAGATTGTTCATCGGCCCCATTGTACCAGCAATTTGATCCACGAAGGACACAAAGCGCACAAAGAATGAAACCGCGAAGAACCCGAAGCTATTGAGCCACAAATTTTACTAAAGGCAGTTTTAGCCACAGATTATGCTGCTTATGCTGCTGTTCCCTCTGTACTTACTAGATTCTCGCTGCTCATCCTGACCCCTAATCCCTGAATCCTGACCCCTTGTGTTCTTTTTGCCTTCTGTATTTTGCCTTTTGACTTGTTAACAACTTGCTCATCAAAAGCGGTTGACGCTACTAGGTAACTCAAGTAAGATTCATTCGCGGCTGGCATAGGCCGTACACCACTATCCACGGGAGATCTTTATGGATTTTAGCAGTTTGGCGTGGCTCGCGGTTATTCCCGCTTTAGGCTTTTTAGTTGTTGTTCATGAATTGGGCCACTATTGGGTTGGCCGCAAAATGGGCATTAAGATCGAAGAATTTGGCATTGGGTTACCGCCACGCGCCAAAGTGTTGTTCGTGCGCAAAGGTATTCCGTTTACGCTGAATTGGCTGCCCCTCGGCGGCTTTGTGCGCTTTGCGGGTGAAGAAGGTGGTTTCGACGACCCCGATAGCCTCGCTTCGGCCTCGCCACGTCGCCGGATTCCGGTAATGGCAGCGGGTGTAATCGCCAATGTGATTACTGCGATCATTATGTTTGCGATCATTTTTGCCATTTGGGGCTACCCCAACCTTGATAAGGTCATGGTTGCTTCAACCGATGAATTTGCCTCAAACGCTGGGTTTCAGGTTGAAGATGTGTTTGTCTCGATCAATGGTTCGCCGATTAGCGCTGATGAACAGGTACGGCGTTTGGTTGAAACCAGTGGTGGTGAGCCATTAACCGTAATTGTGCAACGGGCTGGCGCTGAACAAAGCTTGAGGGTAACCCCCCAATACAGCGAAGAAGCACAACGCTATCGTTTTGGGGTTGGCTTAGGCAATCCACGCGAATCAGTTAATATTTTCCAAGCGATCATCAACGGGTTTACCTATAGTTTTCGGCTATTAGGTGAAATGTTTATGGGCTTTGCGATGTTGATCGGCGGTTTGCTAGGCACGAATGCAGCGCCGGAAGGTGGCTTAGCTGGCCCAGTTGGCATCGCTCGCTTGACAGGGCAAGTTGCTCGCTCGGGCTTGCGCGATTATCTTAATTTTACTGCCTTGCTCAGCCTGAATTTGGCCTTGATCAACATTTTGCCAATTCCTGCGCTCGATGGCAGCCGCATTATTTTCGCCTTGATCGAAGCGATTCGCCGCAAGAAGATTCCACCGGAACGCGAAGCAGTTGTGCATGCGGTTGGGATGATGATGTTGCTTGGGTTGATGCTGTTGATTACCGTTTCCGACGTGCGCAATATCATTAGTGGTGAGCCAGCGATTACCATGCCGCCAACCCCAACGCCAATCGTTAGACCATAAAAGTATGGCCGAGCGTAAGCCAATTATCCGCGCCAGTGAACTGGGCGAATATGATTTTTGTGCCCGAGCTTGGTGGCTACGCCGTGAGTGTGGCTGGGAAGGGCGTTTTCCTGAACGTTTAGCCCAAGGCGAAGCGGCCCATCAACGCCATGGCCAAGATTTGCAGCAAAGCCAGTGGTTACGCACCGTAGCCATTGGCTTGTTGCTGCTAGCCGCCTTGGCTTTGGTGTTGGCATGATTTGGCTAGCCCTTGGCTTGGGCTTGCTGGCGCTTTGGCTCTGGCGACGGAGCAACCAACTGCGAACGAGTACGGGCCTGCCTTGGCGCACAGTGGTTTATCACGATACTGCCCATCGTGAATTAACCAAAGCCTTATTTTCAGCCCGTTATCAATTAACAGGCAAGCCCGATTATGTCTTGGCCGATGGCAAGGCTTTGATTCCGGTTGAGGTCAAGCCGCAGCGCCAAGCAACTAGCCCACGCCAAGGCGATATTTTGCAATTGGCAGCCTATTGTTTGTTGCTGGAAGAAGCGACTGGCATTGCTCCACGTTATGGTTTGTTGCGCTACGCTCAGCATACCTTCCAAGTCGATTGGACGGATCAACTGTATCAGGCCTTGCTGGAAGCGCTCGACGCGATGCGCGACGACCTTGAGTTAAATGATGTTGAACGTTCGCATGAACAACCATGGCGTTGTCGCGCCTGTGGATTTGGCGACCGCTGCACAGATGCGCTAGAATATGACTAGCACATCCCAAGCTTTTGATAATGACGTTGCTAGCAAGCGTTGTGACAAACTATGAAATTTAAAATTCGCCAACATCCACGCATGAAAGATATTTGTGTCGGTGATGAGGTCGTGTGGAATCCCCAATTGCTCTACGCCAATGTCGAGGAAATTTTTCCGGCAGCGGTCTGTGTTAAGCTGGCGATTTTGCAGACTGAACCAATACCCAAATTGGAGCTACGCTCACAGCTTTGGCGGGCTGACGATATTGAAAATCTCAGTGTTTGTCGCTGCTGTGGCTCGCGTGAAAATCTGGTTACGCCCTGTCATACAGGCGTGCCTTTTCGGTTGTGCCAACATTGTTACACCTGCCACATTGAGGAGTCTCTGGCATGAGCCAACGTATTTACCGCTTGCAAGTAACTAAGGATCAGCTTGGTTTTGCGGCGGCGCATTTTATTACCATGCGCGGCAAATGTGAGCGGCTGCATGGCCATAATTATCGCGTAACGGTCGAAGTAGAAGGCTTTTTATGCGAAGATCAATATGTGGTAGATTTTGGGGTGTTGAAAAAACACGCCGCTGAGATTGCCCGCACACTTGATCATCGGGTCTTG from Chloroflexota bacterium includes these protein-coding regions:
- a CDS encoding winged helix DNA-binding domain-containing protein; this translates as MTLTISLDHARAIAIAAQGLDRRPNAVDQTTLQQTIQRMQIVQIDTINVVARAPYFVLWSRLGDYDPVWFDQLQFPAGQLFEYWAHAASFLPIELFPLLRPAMLRYIHDWHRSRRWLEEHKAVADGVLAMIRERGPLRSADFEAPADHAGGGWWNWKPAKSALDILWGMGELMIVRREKFQRVYELTERVMPNWDDRAVLSFEAAAEQLSERGLRAMGIATERHLPDYFRQRRPGIKERLQTWAAEGKAIEVQVEGWKTPAYIHHEQRHLLEQTPMPSLTTMLSPFDNLIWDRQRTLDFWQFDYRLECYTPAPKRRYGYFTLPILWKDRVIGRIDVKAERSAGIFRVHALHLEPNIELSEALYDDLAVMLRDCANWHRTPTISITMSDPPQVAGEVQARVG
- a CDS encoding SpoIIE family protein phosphatase, which translates into the protein MVLRLIKRSLVARLVAMFCLVATLAVSLLGFTAYWLGQGAIEQSVVERLSIATSLKEQEIERWIDDQRKEVQLLAGLPLVRTNANMLANSKLVSPEANSAYDTLATYLRSVVKNQTKFDEIFVLNQVGRVIFSTDPLREGSIVSGLEYVNVGQFGLYIENIYPNDLDIPTMTIASPLFDQNNNVYAVLAAHVNLARLDDILVQRVGLGRSSETYLVDSKQRFVSSKRFGRPGMPIVVDSYGIQQALAKQNGNAKYQNYAGDDVVGVYRWLEGRDLILLSEVSQTEAFAPARELSIIIMAIGLVLEGLAVLAVLSLMRRVVLPIAQLTEAAAHVAEGNLQTADLPSRDDELGLLIRSFTRMTAQLRTNREQLEDQVALRTNELRLAYQQLVQVTDQLQEKNDYLQQGLTLAHDIQLGLLSQRPPWEPDLLRANAHSLPSAEVGGDFYSFVDLGNGRVGVAIGDISGKGVGAALMMALVSSTLEERAREGSQPAVLLQTLNSLLIDRLKANHMNAAILYAIYDHATETLHLANAGMVMPYLLRAGTLEEIDVVGLPIGSRPDIHYQERMIQLKPDDHVVFVSDGVVEARNPANQMLGFELLETILAGYRQWPAIEPYHEYLFKQLSNFMQDRSPVDDLTIVWLQK
- a CDS encoding NAD(P)-dependent alcohol dehydrogenase; the protein is MLTTKGFAAFSADAPFAPFQFERRDLTANDVQIEILYCGICHSDLHQARSEWDGTVYPIVPGHEIVGRVVAVGADVHKFNVGDAVGVGCMVDSCGECFDCRDGQEQFCPKTTYTYNSPDAHTGGVTYGGYSSQIVVDQHFVLRIAEHLDLARVAPLLCAGITTYSPLRHWNVQPGQKVGVVGLGGLGHIGVKIAKAMGAEVVLFTTSPHKAADAERLGASVVISKDAEAMRSQRNSFDFILNTVSAAHNLDAYLSLLKRDGTLCLVGVPENPHPTPSYPDLIFRRRQLTGSLIGGIAETQAMLDFCAEHNVLADIELIGVNQIDQAYERMLKSDVKYRFVIDLASLQAN
- a CDS encoding GNAT family N-acetyltransferase, encoding MTIAFEIRPAHAHEEWAVAQLFEGLHHYNTSLDHYFSLSPDWREALHTFLIDQALNQRGITMLAWHGSTPIGLLIMAGQQDAALFKHRNWAELLALYVVQEARGQGVAQSLLNLAQAWASQHSYQRIQLYVTASNHRAKRFYQAQGWQCVQEIWRLSLDQGQQLADYAEPMSVCLSSQRE
- a CDS encoding GNAT family N-acetyltransferase; translation: MQSIQLRPILVEQQAQLATLIADYLAELDPTAGGEYPYLRSYWEDAERVPLWIERAEQRIGFVLLNRYALLPKTTLAIAEFYVEPHARGQGLARQTAWLLFDRFPATWEIRCLASNRVGLSFWQSTLDRYLGHACPALDGAAYGWDGTIWSFVTH
- a CDS encoding Dna2/Cas4 domain-containing protein is translated as MIWLALGLGLLALWLWRRSNQLRTSTGLPWRTVVYHDTAHRELTKALFSARYQLTGKPDYVLADGKALIPVEVKPQRQATSPRQGDILQLAAYCLLLEEATGIAPRYGLLRYAQHTFQVDWTDQLYQALLEALDAMRDDLELNDVERSHEQPWRCRACGFGDRCTDALEYD
- a CDS encoding M50 family metallopeptidase; translation: MDFSSLAWLAVIPALGFLVVVHELGHYWVGRKMGIKIEEFGIGLPPRAKVLFVRKGIPFTLNWLPLGGFVRFAGEEGGFDDPDSLASASPRRRIPVMAAGVIANVITAIIMFAIIFAIWGYPNLDKVMVASTDEFASNAGFQVEDVFVSINGSPISADEQVRRLVETSGGEPLTVIVQRAGAEQSLRVTPQYSEEAQRYRFGVGLGNPRESVNIFQAIINGFTYSFRLLGEMFMGFAMLIGGLLGTNAAPEGGLAGPVGIARLTGQVARSGLRDYLNFTALLSLNLALINILPIPALDGSRIIFALIEAIRRKKIPPEREAVVHAVGMMMLLGLMLLITVSDVRNIISGEPAITMPPTPTPIVRP